Proteins encoded in a region of the Mucispirillum schaedleri ASF457 genome:
- a CDS encoding metallophosphoesterase, translated as MSMLVLIIIQNIIFSIYTAYHLYLSFFTKYKKSAVISLIILICNSFIITRSIEKLSDYQIHDFFIFISDIFLGLFIYIFIFYLLTDIIKLILKLFKISFINHYIQGIIVVIISVIICILGFINSHLTKVNEYNIALNKTIHTPFTIAALSDIHIGSDMTAERLYKKIQIINNLKPDFVLIAGDIIDNNINDFTEEYIEQFKKIEAPFGIYAVFGNHEYYSGSQKDVLSVFNKAGFTTLIDDIAYIPEKEVYIIGRDSLRHSSSSNNERTDIEILYSKIDDKTKPVIIVDHIPKSPQDGIKINADIQISGHTHDGQFFPVNLIVKKMYEVSYGMKKYDGFHFLVTSGLGLWGPPFRVGTNSEIVLINVTNK; from the coding sequence ATGAGCATGCTGGTATTAATTATAATACAAAATATTATTTTTTCTATATATACAGCATACCACTTATATTTATCTTTTTTTACAAAATATAAAAAATCTGCAGTTATTTCATTGATTATATTAATATGCAACTCTTTTATAATCACAAGAAGTATAGAAAAACTTTCAGACTATCAAATACATGATTTTTTTATTTTTATTTCTGATATTTTTTTAGGGCTGTTTATATACATATTTATTTTTTATCTGCTTACAGATATTATAAAATTAATACTGAAACTTTTTAAAATTTCTTTTATTAATCATTATATTCAGGGTATTATTGTTGTGATAATATCTGTTATTATATGTATACTTGGTTTCATAAACAGCCATCTTACAAAAGTTAATGAATATAATATTGCATTAAATAAAACAATACATACACCATTTACTATTGCGGCATTATCAGATATTCACATAGGCTCTGATATGACTGCGGAAAGGCTTTATAAAAAAATACAAATTATAAATAATTTAAAGCCTGATTTTGTTTTAATTGCTGGAGATATTATAGATAATAATATAAATGATTTTACAGAAGAATATATTGAACAGTTTAAAAAAATTGAAGCACCATTTGGAATATATGCAGTATTTGGCAACCATGAGTATTACAGTGGCAGTCAAAAAGATGTCTTATCAGTTTTTAATAAAGCAGGGTTTACAACCTTAATTGATGATATTGCATATATTCCAGAAAAGGAAGTTTATATTATAGGCAGAGACAGTCTGCGTCACAGCAGCTCATCTAATAATGAAAGAACAGATATTGAAATTTTATACAGCAAAATAGATGATAAAACAAAGCCTGTCATAATAGTTGACCATATACCAAAATCACCACAAGATGGCATAAAAATAAATGCAGATATACAAATCTCTGGTCATACTCATGATGGACAGTTTTTTCCTGTAAATCTTATTGTAAAAAAAATGTATGAAGTATCTTATGGTATGAAAAAATATGATGGATTTCACTTTTTGGTTACAAGCGGACTTGGTTTATGGGGACCGCCTTTCAGAGTAGGCACTAATTCAGAAATAGTGCTGATTAATGTAACAAACAAATAA
- a CDS encoding ABC transporter substrate-binding protein translates to MKKLLFIILTVCLALSFTACKKNEAKKPELPTIGIAKLISHNSLNDAEKGILDELKELNIHANIDLQNANGDLNISSAIASKFKSDNVDVAVGIATPMTVTLANQLPNTPIVFTAVTDPVKAGLASSITQGNKNITGVIDAIPIKEQLIEFKKVYDFKKLGIIYTTSETNSVSMAETTKQVCDELGVELIVQTIATPAEVKQAAESLVSRVDAFYCFTDNSIATAMSALTDTAKQNKIPVFGGDITPTLNGGVVYALGFSYYEMGRMTGRLIAEVLQGKKAEELPIQSLNDPKFYNKLLDLDTAKLLGITFSDELINSAQYLIKDGKLITK, encoded by the coding sequence ATGAAAAAACTATTATTTATTATACTTACTGTATGCCTTGCTTTAAGCTTTACTGCATGCAAAAAAAATGAAGCAAAAAAACCGGAACTGCCAACTATTGGTATTGCAAAATTAATATCACACAATTCATTAAATGATGCTGAAAAAGGTATACTTGATGAATTAAAAGAGTTAAATATACATGCAAATATTGACCTGCAGAATGCTAATGGTGATTTAAACATTTCTTCTGCTATTGCAAGCAAGTTTAAAAGTGATAATGTTGATGTTGCAGTTGGTATTGCAACACCTATGACAGTTACTCTTGCAAACCAGCTTCCAAATACACCTATTGTTTTTACTGCTGTGACTGACCCTGTAAAAGCCGGCCTTGCCTCATCTATAACACAAGGAAATAAAAATATTACAGGGGTTATTGATGCTATACCTATAAAAGAACAGCTTATTGAGTTTAAAAAAGTATATGACTTTAAAAAACTAGGTATCATTTATACAACATCTGAAACAAACTCTGTAAGTATGGCAGAAACAACAAAACAGGTATGTGATGAACTTGGTGTTGAACTTATTGTGCAGACAATAGCAACACCTGCAGAAGTTAAACAGGCAGCAGAAAGCCTTGTTTCAAGAGTGGATGCTTTTTACTGCTTTACAGACAACTCTATTGCAACAGCAATGTCTGCCTTAACTGATACTGCAAAACAAAATAAAATACCAGTTTTTGGAGGCGATATTACTCCAACATTAAATGGCGGTGTAGTTTATGCCTTAGGGTTCAGCTACTATGAAATGGGTAGAATGACAGGCAGACTTATTGCAGAAGTGCTGCAGGGCAAAAAAGCAGAAGAGCTTCCAATACAGTCGTTAAATGACCCTAAATTTTATAATAAACTGCTTGATTTAGATACTGCAAAATTATTAGGTATCACTTTTAGTGATGAATTAATTAATTCTGCTCAGTATCTTATTAAAGATGGAAAATTAATAACAAAATAA